Proteins found in one Vallitalea guaymasensis genomic segment:
- the recQ gene encoding DNA helicase RecQ — translation MNMKAKEILKKLYGYDDYKKGQEEAIDSILNNKDTVIIMPTGGGKSICYQIPALIFDGITIVISPLISLMKDQVDSLKATGIDSTYINSTLSYEDIEYRLQAIEEGKYKIVYIAPERLETETIYRITRRNKISFIAVDEAHCISQWGHDFRPSYMMINKFIDNLEERPIIAALTATATKKVEEDIISGLGLNNVNVFKTGYDRENLTFTVLKGANKNNFIIDYAKKHKGEAGIIYVGTRKDTENLCRLLIKQGINSGMYHGGMNPQQRKENQEKFLFDDIDVMVATNAFGMGIDKSNVRYVIHYNMPENIEAYYQEAGRAGRDSLKSQCILLFSAGDVQLRRFLIDRADELDDTRKRYRYEKLQKMTKYCHVTTCLRKYILEYFGEENVNDTCGNCSNCNEDIKKEDMTIEAQKILSCVIRMKERFGTKLIAEVLRGSKNKRVLSLGFNNLSTYGLMSEYTIDGIKDMINLLIAEGYLRMTTDEYPVVKIDKKAISVLKDNEKVFRNVMKTEKIQVKQELFEKLRVLRRKIASEQNLPPYVIFSDETLKELSTKYPTSKYEMLNIKGVGEKKYEQYGEMFMEIIRQYIEDNNIQVDTINYSEPNTKKAKKKSDEPSYVISAKLYNELNDINEVAKERGLTIRTIENHIFEAYTNGVDVDIEGFIPEGEEDTIKSAIDAIGLDKLRPIKDALPENITYNAIKAVIAKWY, via the coding sequence ATGAATATGAAGGCAAAAGAAATATTAAAGAAGTTATATGGATATGATGATTACAAGAAAGGTCAAGAAGAGGCCATAGACAGTATTCTTAATAATAAGGATACTGTAATTATTATGCCAACAGGTGGTGGAAAATCAATATGCTATCAGATACCAGCACTTATTTTTGATGGTATAACCATAGTAATATCTCCTCTTATATCTTTGATGAAAGATCAGGTTGATAGTCTTAAGGCAACAGGAATAGATTCTACATATATCAATAGCACTCTATCCTATGAAGATATTGAATATAGATTACAAGCTATAGAAGAGGGAAAATACAAGATTGTTTATATTGCGCCAGAAAGATTGGAAACTGAAACTATATACAGGATAACAAGAAGAAATAAGATATCTTTTATTGCTGTAGATGAAGCTCATTGTATTTCACAATGGGGACATGATTTTAGACCTAGTTACATGATGATAAACAAATTTATAGACAATCTTGAAGAAAGGCCCATTATTGCAGCTTTAACAGCCACTGCCACCAAAAAAGTTGAGGAAGATATAATTAGCGGATTAGGGTTAAATAATGTTAATGTATTTAAGACTGGATATGATAGAGAAAATCTTACATTCACTGTGTTGAAAGGTGCTAACAAAAATAATTTTATCATTGATTATGCTAAGAAACATAAAGGTGAAGCAGGGATTATCTATGTAGGAACAAGAAAAGATACTGAAAATCTATGTAGATTATTAATTAAGCAGGGAATCAACTCTGGTATGTACCACGGGGGCATGAATCCACAACAAAGAAAAGAAAACCAAGAGAAATTTTTATTTGATGATATTGACGTAATGGTAGCCACTAATGCATTCGGAATGGGTATAGACAAGTCTAATGTTAGATATGTAATCCATTATAATATGCCTGAAAATATTGAGGCTTATTATCAGGAAGCAGGACGTGCTGGCAGGGACTCATTAAAATCTCAATGTATACTGCTGTTCAGTGCTGGTGATGTACAGCTAAGAAGATTTCTAATTGATAGAGCAGATGAATTGGATGATACAAGAAAAAGATATAGATATGAAAAACTTCAGAAAATGACTAAATACTGTCATGTAACCACGTGCCTAAGAAAATATATACTAGAGTATTTTGGAGAGGAAAATGTTAACGATACATGTGGTAATTGCAGTAATTGTAATGAAGACATTAAAAAAGAAGATATGACCATAGAAGCCCAGAAGATTCTATCCTGTGTCATAAGAATGAAAGAACGTTTCGGTACTAAATTAATTGCAGAGGTATTAAGAGGCTCTAAAAATAAAAGGGTTCTTAGTCTAGGATTCAACAATCTGTCAACCTATGGGCTTATGTCAGAATATACCATTGATGGTATAAAGGATATGATAAATCTACTGATCGCAGAAGGTTATCTTAGAATGACAACTGACGAATATCCTGTTGTCAAGATAGATAAAAAAGCAATTTCTGTACTTAAAGATAACGAAAAAGTATTTAGAAATGTGATGAAAACAGAAAAAATACAAGTAAAACAAGAGTTATTTGAGAAGCTAAGAGTACTTAGACGTAAAATTGCTAGTGAGCAGAATCTTCCACCTTATGTAATATTCAGCGATGAAACACTAAAAGAGTTAAGCACAAAATATCCTACTAGCAAATATGAAATGTTGAACATTAAAGGCGTTGGCGAGAAAAAGTACGAGCAGTATGGTGAAATGTTCATGGAAATCATAAGACAATACATAGAAGATAATAATATACAAGTAGATACAATAAATTACTCTGAACCAAATACTAAAAAAGCTAAGAAAAAAAGTGATGAACCTTCATATGTTATATCAGCAAAACTATATAATGAATTGAATGATATTAATGAAGTAGCCAAAGAAAGAGGCTTAACAATAAGAACCATAGAAAATCATATCTTTGAAGCATATACTAATGGAGTAGATGTTGATATTGAAGGATTCATACCAGAAGGAGAAGAAGATACAATCAAAAGTGCCATTGATGCTATTGGTTTAGACAAGTTAAGACCTATCAAAGATGCACTACCTGAGAATATTACTTATAATGCCATCAAAGCAGTAATAGCCAAATGGTATTAA
- a CDS encoding PadR family transcriptional regulator, with translation MNKELLKGTTDIMILNLLKKEPMYGYGMIKEFAILSKGTFKFKEGTLYPILHNLEKKELIESLWKQNPGERKRKYYQITKKGISTLEERSTEWEIFQQAINDVLSYE, from the coding sequence ATGAATAAAGAGTTATTAAAGGGAACTACAGATATAATGATATTGAATCTGTTAAAGAAAGAGCCTATGTATGGATACGGAATGATAAAAGAGTTTGCAATCTTATCAAAAGGAACTTTTAAATTCAAAGAAGGAACCTTATATCCCATATTACATAATTTAGAAAAAAAAGAGCTTATTGAGTCTCTATGGAAACAAAACCCTGGAGAAAGAAAAAGAAAGTATTATCAGATTACGAAAAAGGGTATAAGTACTTTAGAAGAAAGAAGTACTGAATGGGAGATATTCCAACAAGCCATTAATGATGTGTTGAGTTATGAATAG
- a CDS encoding permease prefix domain 1-containing protein, with protein MNSEVQEVDKRIKLFLDKVGNQINTEEEAIKIKDELVDHIDCLTEEFIDMGYSNDEAISKALMQMGDPNEIGYSFTNRDVVRKRNQLIRMLRMLSIGLLIIGCVILFVFTEYSTESLGSVIYFFNILNIVGFSSLTSHTNSKYLMNSEDIPILIIWPVKKHIYVEYIIIGIIFSPILILFGTGLVLGAIEDNTLWKLILLIILFTSAIISTFLINKLRIPKYIVTNEGLIVLGKFISWTAINNVRWLNSYYKNENTYMLQILDNRGFPITRKIKVSNNQYEMVSGIISERV; from the coding sequence ATGAATAGCGAGGTACAAGAAGTGGATAAAAGAATCAAATTATTTTTAGATAAGGTTGGTAATCAAATCAACACAGAAGAGGAAGCAATAAAAATCAAAGATGAATTGGTAGATCATATTGATTGTTTAACAGAAGAATTCATAGATATGGGTTATAGTAATGATGAAGCTATATCCAAAGCTCTAATGCAAATGGGTGACCCTAATGAGATAGGTTATTCTTTTACTAATAGAGATGTAGTTAGAAAAAGGAATCAGCTTATTAGGATGCTTAGAATGCTTAGTATTGGCTTACTGATTATTGGATGTGTAATACTATTTGTATTCACTGAATATTCTACAGAAAGTTTAGGTTCAGTAATATATTTTTTTAATATATTAAATATAGTTGGGTTCTCTTCCTTGACATCTCATACAAATTCAAAGTATTTGATGAATAGCGAAGATATACCTATACTCATTATATGGCCAGTGAAAAAACATATATATGTAGAATATATAATCATTGGAATCATATTTTCACCAATATTGATTTTATTTGGTACTGGATTGGTACTTGGAGCCATTGAAGATAATACTTTGTGGAAATTAATATTATTAATAATACTATTCACATCTGCTATTATATCAACTTTTCTAATAAATAAGTTGAGAATACCTAAGTACATAGTAACTAATGAAGGATTGATTGTTCTTGGAAAATTTATTTCATGGACAGCTATAAATAATGTAAGATGGTTGAATTCTTACTATAAAAATGAAAATACCTATATGCTTCAAATTTTAGATAATAGAGGTTTCCCTATTACAAGAAAAATAAAAGTTAGTAATAATCAATATGAAATGGTTTCAGGTATTATTTCCGAAAGGGTGTGA
- a CDS encoding MarR family winged helix-turn-helix transcriptional regulator: MTERERLIQCILKFFPLINKKLFKDIKYKNSLHQMRLIGMVEHENGKPMKYFCERLMIPKSNLTKVANRLIEEGLIERKTDEKDRRIINLFITEKGKEALDKHKKVMKENIRIKLEKLDDEDIQKLISNFEEMEAILDKL; encoded by the coding sequence ATGACAGAAAGAGAAAGATTGATACAATGCATATTGAAATTTTTCCCTCTGATTAATAAAAAATTGTTTAAAGACATAAAGTACAAAAATTCCTTGCATCAAATGAGATTGATTGGTATGGTAGAGCATGAAAATGGAAAGCCTATGAAATATTTTTGTGAAAGGCTCATGATCCCAAAATCAAATTTGACAAAGGTAGCTAACAGGTTAATTGAAGAAGGGCTAATTGAAAGAAAGACAGATGAAAAAGATAGACGAATAATTAACTTGTTTATAACTGAAAAAGGAAAAGAGGCATTAGATAAACATAAAAAAGTTATGAAAGAAAATATAAGAATAAAACTAGAAAAGCTAGATGATGAAGACATCCAAAAGCTTATTTCAAATTTTGAAGAAATGGAAGCAATATTAGATAAGCTATAG
- a CDS encoding ABC transporter ATP-binding protein: MIKLLKGLKPFSLSIIIILIFTFLRTLTELFLPTLMSDIVDIGIVKQDIGYIAKTGAFMLLIAALGGLCSILTSMLSAKTGSAFARNLRNKVFEKIENYSLKEFDEKGTASLITRTTNDITQIQNLVVMLLRMFIRAPLMAIGGIIMAINKNPNLSLIIIVVVVILGIVIGLVASKSIPMFKSMQVKVDKLNLVLRERLTGIRVIRAFNKINHEKKRFNDANKDLTNTAIKVNKLMACLTPILMLLFNFTTIFIIWFGSFKINNGAMQVGDLMAFIQYVSQIMFSLIMLTMIFILIPRASASAIRINEVLNVEPEINDPNDPADKTEKRGYIEFKNVSFRYNNAEGEALEDISFQAEPGEVTAIIGGTGSGKSTLVNLISRFYDVSRGSILIDDVDIRKMSQEYLRSKIGLVPQKAVLFSGTITQNIRFGKEDANKEEIVHACEIAQATEFINDMKDGYDSEISQGGTNISGGQKQRLSIARALVRKPEIYIFDDSFSALDFKTDARLRQALKKETLNDTVIIVAQRVTTVMNADRIIVLDEGRIVGMGTHKELLSSSDVYRQIVSSQLSEEELA, encoded by the coding sequence ATGATTAAATTACTTAAAGGTTTAAAGCCTTTTAGTTTATCAATTATTATTATACTTATATTTACATTCTTAAGAACATTAACCGAGTTATTCTTGCCAACATTAATGTCTGATATAGTTGATATAGGTATTGTTAAGCAGGACATAGGATATATAGCAAAAACAGGAGCATTCATGTTACTTATTGCTGCTCTAGGCGGACTATGTTCTATATTAACAAGTATGCTGTCAGCTAAGACTGGTAGTGCATTTGCGAGAAATCTAAGAAATAAGGTTTTTGAAAAGATTGAAAATTATTCTTTAAAAGAATTTGATGAAAAAGGTACTGCTTCATTAATAACTAGAACAACCAATGATATTACACAGATACAGAATCTTGTTGTTATGTTATTAAGAATGTTCATCAGAGCTCCTCTAATGGCTATAGGTGGTATTATCATGGCTATCAACAAAAACCCTAATCTATCATTAATTATTATAGTGGTTGTTGTTATACTAGGAATTGTAATAGGTTTGGTGGCTAGTAAAAGTATACCTATGTTCAAATCAATGCAAGTCAAGGTAGATAAGCTTAATCTAGTGCTAAGAGAAAGATTAACTGGCATAAGGGTTATTAGAGCTTTCAATAAGATTAATCATGAAAAGAAAAGATTTAATGATGCTAATAAAGATTTAACTAATACAGCTATAAAAGTTAATAAGTTAATGGCATGTTTGACTCCAATACTAATGCTGTTATTTAACTTTACTACTATATTCATTATATGGTTCGGTTCTTTTAAAATTAATAATGGTGCTATGCAGGTTGGAGATTTAATGGCGTTTATCCAATATGTATCTCAGATAATGTTCTCATTAATCATGTTGACCATGATTTTTATCTTGATACCACGTGCATCTGCATCTGCTATCAGAATTAATGAAGTTCTGAATGTAGAACCAGAAATCAATGATCCTAATGATCCAGCGGATAAAACTGAAAAAAGAGGATATATTGAATTTAAAAATGTATCTTTTAGATATAATAATGCTGAAGGTGAAGCCTTGGAAGATATATCATTTCAAGCTGAACCTGGAGAGGTTACTGCTATTATAGGTGGAACTGGTTCAGGAAAGTCTACACTAGTTAATTTGATATCTAGATTTTATGATGTATCAAGAGGTAGCATATTAATTGATGATGTTGATATTAGAAAAATGTCTCAGGAATATTTACGAAGTAAGATTGGTTTAGTTCCTCAAAAAGCAGTATTATTCAGTGGAACCATAACCCAAAACATCAGATTTGGAAAAGAGGATGCAAATAAAGAAGAAATAGTTCATGCTTGTGAGATAGCTCAAGCAACTGAATTCATAAATGATATGAAAGATGGATATGATTCTGAGATATCTCAAGGCGGTACTAATATATCAGGAGGACAAAAACAGCGTTTGTCAATTGCAAGAGCTTTAGTCAGAAAACCTGAAATATATATTTTTGATGATAGTTTTTCAGCTTTGGATTTCAAGACTGATGCGAGACTTCGTCAAGCTCTAAAGAAAGAAACACTAAATGATACTGTAATAATTGTTGCACAGCGTGTGACTACTGTAATGAATGCAGATAGAATAATTGTTCTAGACGAAGGACGTATTGTAGGAATGGGAACACATAAAGAATTGCTAAGCTCAAGTGATGTATATAGACAGATTGTATCTTCACAGCTTTCAGAGGAGGAATTAGCATGA
- a CDS encoding ABC transporter ATP-binding protein — MSKGKVGRGPGRGHAMSMPVEKAKDFKGTLKRLLGYLKPRRVSLIFVVIMAICSTIFTILAPKIMGKATTRLFNDFMEIIKGVPNASVDFDAILNILIVLGVLYILSSLFSFIMQFTMASVVQKTVFTMREDVSRKLTKLPLKYYDSRTHGEILSRVTNDIDNISNTLQQSVIQLITSIITIVGVIVMMLTISPLLTLITITTLPLSIIITKNIAKKSQKYFKSQQEIIGNLNGHVEEMYTGHKIVKAYGHEKKSIKEFKEINNKLYEAGWKAQFISGIIMPMMSFVNNLGYVFVCIAGGILMIKKSIQLGDIQAFIQYSRSFGQPIVQTANIANIIQSTIASAERVFEVLDEEEEIPDKNNPVQIDNLKGNVRFDHVDFGYKEDVTLINNMNIDVKKGQTVAIVGPTGAGKTTLVNLLMRFYELKDGTISIDGVNINDLRRSDLRNLFGMVLQDTWLFKGTIRDNIAYGKEGVSEEEIIRATKAAHADHFIRTLPEGYDTVLNEEANNISQGQKQLLTIARAILANPSILILDEATSSVDTRTEIYIQKAMESLMKGRTSFVIAHRLSTIKDADMILVMNNGDIIEKGNHQELLEFNGFYAELYNSQFVGSEEAV, encoded by the coding sequence ATGAGTAAAGGTAAAGTAGGAAGAGGACCGGGTAGAGGTCATGCCATGAGTATGCCTGTAGAGAAAGCAAAAGATTTCAAAGGAACACTAAAAAGATTATTAGGGTATCTAAAACCTAGAAGAGTAAGTCTTATTTTTGTAGTTATAATGGCTATTTGCAGTACAATATTCACTATTCTGGCACCAAAGATAATGGGAAAGGCTACAACAAGACTTTTTAATGATTTTATGGAAATCATTAAAGGCGTGCCTAACGCATCAGTTGACTTTGATGCTATATTGAATATTCTAATCGTGCTTGGTGTTTTGTATATTTTAAGTTCTTTATTCAGCTTTATTATGCAATTCACTATGGCAAGTGTTGTTCAGAAAACAGTTTTTACAATGCGTGAAGATGTTAGCAGGAAGCTTACCAAGTTACCACTTAAATATTATGATTCCCGTACTCATGGTGAAATACTAAGCCGTGTTACTAATGATATTGATAATATAAGTAATACTTTGCAACAAAGCGTTATACAGTTAATAACTTCTATAATAACTATAGTAGGTGTTATCGTCATGATGTTGACAATAAGCCCTTTGTTGACACTTATTACTATTACCACATTACCATTAAGTATTATAATCACTAAGAATATAGCCAAGAAGTCACAAAAATATTTTAAGAGTCAGCAAGAAATAATCGGTAATCTTAACGGTCATGTTGAAGAAATGTATACAGGGCATAAGATTGTAAAAGCTTATGGACATGAGAAAAAATCAATAAAAGAGTTTAAAGAAATCAATAACAAATTATATGAGGCTGGCTGGAAAGCGCAATTTATATCAGGTATCATAATGCCTATGATGAGTTTTGTTAATAACTTAGGATATGTATTTGTTTGTATCGCTGGTGGTATATTGATGATAAAGAAATCTATTCAGTTAGGTGATATTCAAGCTTTTATTCAATATTCAAGATCATTTGGTCAGCCAATTGTTCAAACAGCTAATATTGCTAATATTATTCAGTCAACTATTGCATCTGCTGAGCGTGTTTTTGAAGTATTAGATGAAGAAGAAGAGATACCAGATAAAAATAATCCAGTGCAAATTGATAATCTAAAGGGAAATGTTAGATTTGACCATGTTGATTTTGGTTATAAAGAGGATGTTACTCTTATCAATAATATGAATATTGATGTTAAGAAAGGTCAAACAGTGGCTATAGTGGGTCCTACTGGTGCTGGAAAGACAACGTTGGTTAATTTACTTATGAGGTTCTATGAACTTAAGGATGGTACTATTAGCATTGATGGTGTTAACATTAATGATTTGAGAAGAAGTGATCTTAGAAATCTCTTTGGTATGGTTCTTCAAGATACGTGGTTGTTCAAAGGAACCATAAGAGATAATATCGCTTATGGAAAAGAAGGGGTTAGTGAGGAAGAAATCATCAGGGCTACAAAAGCTGCACATGCGGATCATTTTATTAGAACCCTTCCAGAGGGGTATGATACTGTACTTAATGAAGAAGCTAATAATATATCCCAAGGACAGAAACAGCTTTTGACTATTGCTAGGGCGATACTTGCTAATCCATCAATTCTAATACTCGATGAAGCAACAAGTAGTGTTGATACTAGGACGGAGATATATATTCAAAAAGCTATGGAGTCACTTATGAAGGGAAGAACAAGTTTTGTTATTGCCCATCGTTTGTCTACTATTAAGGATGCGGATATGATTCTTGTAATGAATAATGGTGATATTATAGAGAAAGGAAATCATCAGGAATTGCTTGAATTCAATGGCTTTTATGCTGAGCTTTATAATAGTCAGTTTGTTGGAAGTGAAGAAGCGGTTTAG
- a CDS encoding non-canonical purine NTP pyrophosphatase — MDLIYGTYNPSKFLSMVKMLEGLDINLMHLDSFDIEIVEAEENGKEPLDNAFAKAMSYYKQLKRPVFSCDSGLFFDDVDEEDQPGVYIKRVNGKVLTDLEMQAYYSDLARKYGGRLRAYYKNSICLVMNENTVYRYDGEDLNSEKFYMVDRPHDVFRKGFPLDSLSVDMKSMKYYYDLQEGEDDNLGVISGFRRFFIKVFNLSESNKV, encoded by the coding sequence ATGGATTTGATTTATGGGACATATAATCCTTCAAAGTTTTTGAGTATGGTTAAGATGTTAGAGGGGCTTGATATTAATTTAATGCATCTTGATTCATTTGATATAGAGATTGTAGAAGCAGAGGAGAATGGTAAAGAACCGTTGGATAATGCATTTGCTAAAGCAATGAGTTATTATAAGCAATTAAAGAGACCAGTATTCTCATGTGATTCAGGGTTGTTTTTTGATGATGTTGATGAGGAAGATCAACCTGGGGTTTATATTAAACGAGTGAATGGGAAGGTTTTAACAGATTTGGAGATGCAAGCTTATTATAGTGATTTAGCTAGGAAATATGGGGGACGTTTAAGGGCATATTATAAGAATTCAATTTGTTTGGTTATGAATGAAAATACTGTTTATAGATATGATGGTGAGGATTTGAATTCGGAGAAGTTTTATATGGTAGATAGACCTCATGATGTTTTTCGTAAAGGGTTTCCACTTGATTCCTTGTCTGTTGATATGAAAAGTATGAAGTATTATTATGATTTGCAGGAAGGAGAGGATGATAATCTAGGGGTTATAAGTGGATTTCGGAGATTTTTTATTAAGGTTTTTAATTTATCAGAGTCAAATAAGGTATAA
- a CDS encoding cupin domain-containing protein gives MPFAMTHLYIAYNIIQQTPQIKKPNDFLLGAIAPDSVHFRNNYDSDMKFNSHLCIGNEKWGRVTNNDEWIDMDTI, from the coding sequence ATGCCTTTTGCAATGACGCATTTGTATATTGCATATAACATAATACAACAGACACCTCAAATTAAGAAACCCAATGATTTTTTGTTAGGAGCTATTGCTCCAGATTCAGTGCATTTTCGAAATAATTACGATAGTGATATGAAATTCAATAGTCATCTGTGTATTGGTAATGAAAAATGGGGAAGAGTAACTAACAATGATGAGTGGATAGATATGGACACCATTTAG
- a CDS encoding MBL fold metallo-hydrolase, giving the protein MIHINKLKVNKLENVYVYTELISGFFNNVSVIDDEELILIDTFKTRELMEELMENISDTFNRSVSKIIYTHWHIDHTLGSHFISNASIISTNYTNKYLEKFISNDLERLVNRGIIENGAKPKLSDVEFEEIYNIELFKGKKLVIKHLPGHTYDSLVVFYEDILIVGDTLLGNEVDVFKPPVIPPDAPLSKEEHLETAIEFINNSNVVHIITGHGYMLPKIELIQSNLNRLKNII; this is encoded by the coding sequence TTGATACATATAAATAAACTTAAAGTTAATAAGCTTGAGAATGTTTATGTTTATACAGAACTTATATCAGGATTTTTTAATAATGTTTCAGTTATTGATGATGAAGAATTAATATTAATTGATACATTTAAGACAAGAGAGCTGATGGAAGAGTTAATGGAAAATATATCAGATACGTTTAACAGGTCAGTAAGCAAGATAATATATACTCATTGGCATATAGATCATACTCTAGGTTCACATTTCATATCTAATGCTAGTATAATATCAACTAATTACACTAATAAGTATCTAGAAAAATTTATATCTAATGATTTGGAAAGGTTAGTAAATAGAGGTATTATAGAAAATGGAGCAAAACCAAAATTATCAGATGTTGAATTTGAAGAGATATATAATATTGAACTATTTAAGGGGAAAAAGTTAGTAATTAAACATTTACCTGGACATACATATGATAGTTTAGTAGTATTTTATGAAGATATATTAATTGTTGGTGATACATTATTAGGGAATGAAGTAGATGTTTTTAAGCCCCCAGTTATACCTCCAGATGCTCCATTGTCAAAAGAAGAACATTTGGAAACTGCTATAGAATTTATTAATAATTCAAATGTTGTACATATAATAACTGGTCATGGATATATGCTTCCAAAGATAGAGCTTATCCAATCCAATCTCAATAGATTAAAGAATATTATATAG
- a CDS encoding 2'-5' RNA ligase family protein has translation MGYAIEVNFDKKSEDKLIEYWRLLCQNNISSYMYKNGAHPHIAFAVFDEKTKDISGLRNIMNDYFSRIEPFEVIFSYLGLFPTNEGVGFIAPKVSQQLLEYHEGFYNEICDNGYDAWFNDYYKPDVWIPHCTMTINTTNNNQMKGIELLRNTFKPFKAKITRVSLVEFFPSKYLEVIEL, from the coding sequence ATGGGATATGCAATCGAAGTTAATTTTGATAAAAAGAGTGAAGATAAGTTAATAGAATATTGGAGACTATTATGTCAGAATAATATTAGCTCATACATGTATAAAAATGGGGCACACCCACATATAGCGTTTGCTGTTTTTGATGAAAAGACTAAAGATATTAGTGGGCTTAGAAATATTATGAATGATTATTTTAGTAGAATAGAACCATTTGAGGTGATTTTTTCTTATCTGGGTCTATTTCCTACCAATGAAGGAGTTGGTTTTATAGCACCAAAGGTATCTCAACAGTTATTGGAGTATCATGAGGGATTCTATAATGAAATATGTGATAATGGATATGATGCATGGTTTAATGATTATTATAAACCAGATGTTTGGATACCTCATTGTACCATGACTATTAATACTACTAACAATAATCAAATGAAGGGAATAGAATTATTAAGAAATACATTCAAGCCATTTAAAGCAAAAATCACAAGGGTTTCATTAGTGGAATTTTTTCCGAGTAAATATTTAGAAGTGATAGAGTTATAG
- a CDS encoding ROK family transcriptional regulator, translating into MINKNIKGTSALRQKNRIQIIDYIRKNAPVTRIDIFNGTNISRPTITRIVKQLVEEKIVEESGMVETHAGRKPIYLKLRKSALCCMGMNIYRNNIRASIIDLDKNILISKKVSINNVKKEKEFLETVLDMIHSLIDESKISIKHVIGIGIGSSGVVDYDKGILHNFNPHLNIRNIPLKTFLEKELNIQTFVDNNPNTRALGEYWYGYGRGYKDIAYIVCGEGIGSGIIVDGNILRGKNNITGEFGHMTVAVNGRECNCGRYGCVEAYCSTEGIEKILNEKISQVDTSPIKDFIKGNRSKLNYSLICEFYNEDRYCKEVLDQATTILSIGLSNLMGILNPEIIVLSGELFDNDFMFDQVIDKTKQEVFTDLIGDIKFKKREQMDYVYEIGAAALVYKAYFKNV; encoded by the coding sequence ATGATAAATAAAAATATAAAAGGCACATCAGCTCTTAGACAAAAAAATAGGATACAGATTATTGACTATATTAGAAAGAATGCTCCTGTTACTCGTATAGATATTTTTAATGGTACAAACATTTCAAGACCTACAATAACAAGAATAGTTAAGCAGCTGGTAGAGGAAAAAATAGTTGAAGAAAGTGGTATGGTTGAAACTCATGCAGGGCGAAAACCTATTTATCTTAAGCTAAGAAAATCTGCTTTATGTTGTATGGGAATGAATATATATAGAAATAATATTAGAGCATCAATAATAGACTTGGATAAAAATATATTAATCAGTAAAAAGGTTTCTATTAATAATGTGAAAAAAGAAAAAGAGTTCTTAGAAACTGTACTTGATATGATTCATAGTCTAATTGATGAATCAAAAATATCAATAAAGCATGTAATTGGTATAGGTATAGGTTCTTCAGGAGTTGTTGACTATGATAAGGGTATACTCCATAATTTTAATCCACATCTTAATATTAGAAATATCCCTTTGAAGACTTTTTTAGAAAAAGAGCTTAATATTCAAACTTTTGTTGATAATAATCCAAACACAAGAGCTTTAGGTGAATATTGGTATGGCTATGGTAGAGGGTATAAAGACATAGCCTATATTGTCTGTGGCGAAGGTATTGGAAGTGGAATTATTGTTGATGGTAATATCCTAAGAGGAAAAAATAATATTACTGGTGAATTTGGACATATGACTGTAGCTGTTAATGGTAGAGAATGTAATTGTGGAAGATATGGTTGTGTAGAAGCATATTGTTCAACTGAAGGGATAGAAAAGATTTTAAATGAGAAAATATCACAAGTTGACACATCACCTATAAAAGACTTCATAAAAGGAAATAGAAGTAAACTGAATTATAGTCTAATATGTGAATTCTATAATGAAGATAGATATTGTAAAGAAGTATTGGACCAAGCCACAACCATACTTAGTATTGGTTTGTCTAATCTTATGGGAATACTTAACCCAGAAATTATAGTTTTATCTGGTGAATTATTTGATAATGATTTTATGTTTGACCAAGTGATAGATAAGACTAAGCAGGAAGTATTCACTGATCTCATTGGAGATATCAAGTTCAAAAAAAGAGAGCAAATGGATTATGTATATGAAATTGGAGCGGCGGCATTAGTATATAAAGCTTATTTTAAGAATGTATAG